Proteins co-encoded in one Streptomyces roseochromogenus subsp. oscitans DS 12.976 genomic window:
- the frc gene encoding formyl-CoA transferase yields the protein MTAKALEGIRVLDMTHVQSGPSATQLLAWLGADVVKLEAPTGDITRKQLRDLPDVDSLYFTMLNCNKRSITLNTKTERGKELLTELIRRSDVMVENFGPGAVDRMGFTWERIQEINPRIVYASIKGFGDGPYTGFKAYEVVAQAMGGSMATTGFEDGPPLATGAQIGDSGTGVHAVAGILAALFQRERTGRGQRVNVAMQHAVLNLCRVKLRDQQRLTHGPLAEYPNEDFGDEVPRSGNASGGGQPGWAVKCAPGGPNDYVYVIVQPVGWKPVTELIGRPELAEDPEWATPEARLPKLNKMFQLIEEWSSTLPKWDVLEQLNAHNIPCGPILSTKEIIEDPSLAANEMVVRVPHPERGEFTTVGSPIKLSDSPVEVTGSPLLGEHNEEVYVGELGLSDEELRLLKSNGVI from the coding sequence ATGACCGCAAAGGCACTTGAGGGCATCCGCGTCCTCGACATGACCCATGTCCAGTCCGGGCCCTCCGCCACCCAGCTTCTGGCCTGGCTCGGCGCCGACGTCGTCAAGCTCGAAGCCCCCACCGGCGACATCACCCGCAAACAGCTGCGCGACCTCCCCGACGTCGACTCGCTGTATTTCACGATGCTGAACTGCAACAAGCGCAGCATCACCCTGAACACCAAGACCGAGCGCGGCAAGGAACTGCTCACCGAGCTGATCCGCCGTTCGGATGTGATGGTGGAGAACTTCGGTCCCGGCGCGGTGGACCGGATGGGGTTCACCTGGGAACGCATCCAGGAGATCAACCCCAGGATCGTCTACGCCTCCATCAAGGGGTTCGGGGACGGCCCGTACACCGGCTTCAAGGCGTACGAGGTCGTCGCGCAGGCCATGGGCGGGTCCATGGCGACCACCGGCTTCGAGGACGGACCGCCGCTGGCGACCGGCGCGCAGATCGGTGACTCCGGCACCGGGGTGCATGCGGTAGCCGGGATACTGGCGGCACTCTTCCAGCGCGAACGCACCGGGCGCGGCCAGCGCGTCAACGTCGCCATGCAGCACGCCGTGCTCAACCTGTGCCGGGTCAAACTCCGCGACCAGCAACGCCTCACCCACGGGCCGCTCGCGGAGTACCCGAACGAGGACTTCGGCGACGAGGTCCCCCGCTCCGGCAACGCCTCCGGCGGCGGCCAGCCCGGCTGGGCCGTCAAGTGCGCCCCCGGCGGCCCCAACGACTACGTCTACGTCATCGTCCAGCCGGTGGGCTGGAAGCCGGTCACCGAGCTGATCGGCCGGCCCGAGCTGGCCGAGGACCCCGAGTGGGCCACCCCCGAGGCCCGGCTGCCGAAGCTGAACAAGATGTTCCAGCTGATCGAGGAATGGTCCTCCACCCTGCCCAAGTGGGACGTGCTGGAGCAGCTGAACGCGCACAACATCCCGTGCGGGCCGATCCTGTCCACGAAGGAGATCATCGAGGACCCCTCACTCGCCGCCAATGAGATGGTCGTCCGCGTCCCCCACCCGGAACGCGGCGAATTCACCACCGTCGGCAGCCCGATCAAGCTGTCCGACTCCCCCGTCGAGGTGACCGGTTCACCGCTGCTCGGCGAGCACAACGAAGAGGTCTACGTCGGCGAACTGGGCCTCAGTGACGAGGAGTTGCGCCTGCTGAAGTCGAACGGGGTGATCTGA
- a CDS encoding acetate--CoA ligase family protein produces MAEDRVLKVRTLLDAVRAEGRTGLTAPEGKVIADAYGIAVPGEALAKDVDEAVAAAARFGGPVVMKIVSPDILHKTDAGGVVVGVEGAADVRAAFCRIIESAHAYDSAARIEGVQVQELLPRGLEVIVGAVTDPTFGKVVAFGLGGVLVEVLKDVTFRLAPVTADEAVSMLDSIRSAEILRGVRGQAGVDRWAVAEQIRRVSQLVADFPEIAEVDLNPVIATPDGAMAADIRVILAESSTPARRRYARDEILSTMRRLMQPSSVAVIGASNEQGKIGNSVMRNLIDGGFSGEIHPVNPRADDILGRKAYKSVTDVPGEVDVAVFAIPAAFVAAALEEVGRRKIPNAVLIPSGFAETGERELQARIVEIAERHGIRLLGPNIYGYYSTWQDLCATFCTPYDVKGGVALTSQSGGIGMAILGFARTTKTGVSAIVGLGNKSDLDEDDLLTWFGEDPHTECIAMHLEDLKDGRAFVEAARATVPKKPVVVLKAGRTAAGAKAASSHTGAIAGDDAVYDDILRQAGVIRAPGLNDMLEYARALPVLPTPRGDNIVIITGAGGSGVLLSDAVTDNGLSLMEIPPDLDEAFRRFIPPFGAAGNPVDITGGEPPSTYEATIRLGLEDPRIHALVLGYWHTIVTPPMVFAELAARVVAEFRERGIEKPVVASLAGDVEVEEACRYLFERGVVAYPYTTEKPVAALGAKYRWARAAGLL; encoded by the coding sequence ATGGCCGAGGACCGGGTGCTGAAGGTGCGCACCCTCCTCGACGCGGTGCGCGCCGAGGGCCGTACCGGGCTGACCGCGCCCGAGGGCAAGGTGATCGCCGACGCGTACGGGATCGCCGTACCGGGCGAGGCACTGGCGAAGGACGTGGACGAGGCGGTGGCCGCCGCGGCGCGGTTCGGCGGGCCGGTGGTCATGAAGATCGTCTCCCCGGACATCCTGCACAAGACCGACGCCGGCGGGGTCGTGGTGGGCGTCGAGGGCGCGGCGGACGTACGGGCCGCGTTCTGCCGGATCATCGAGAGCGCGCATGCGTACGACTCCGCGGCCCGTATCGAGGGCGTGCAGGTGCAGGAGTTGCTGCCCCGGGGGCTGGAGGTCATCGTCGGCGCGGTCACCGACCCGACGTTCGGGAAGGTGGTGGCGTTCGGGCTCGGCGGTGTGCTGGTCGAGGTGCTGAAGGACGTGACGTTCCGGCTGGCGCCGGTCACCGCGGACGAGGCCGTGTCGATGCTGGACTCCATCCGGTCGGCGGAGATCCTGCGCGGGGTGCGCGGGCAGGCCGGTGTGGACCGGTGGGCGGTCGCCGAACAGATCCGGCGGGTCTCCCAACTGGTCGCGGACTTCCCGGAGATCGCCGAGGTGGACCTCAATCCGGTGATCGCCACGCCCGACGGAGCGATGGCCGCCGACATCCGGGTGATCCTCGCCGAGTCGTCGACACCAGCCCGTCGACGGTATGCACGCGACGAAATCCTGTCGACGATGCGCAGGCTGATGCAGCCGTCGTCCGTCGCCGTCATCGGCGCGTCCAACGAGCAAGGCAAGATCGGCAATTCGGTCATGCGCAATCTCATCGACGGCGGCTTCTCCGGGGAGATCCATCCGGTGAACCCCAGGGCCGATGACATTCTGGGCCGCAAGGCGTACAAGAGCGTCACGGATGTTCCCGGTGAGGTGGATGTGGCAGTCTTCGCCATTCCCGCCGCGTTCGTGGCCGCGGCCCTGGAGGAGGTGGGACGCAGGAAGATCCCGAACGCCGTCCTCATCCCGTCCGGTTTCGCCGAGACCGGCGAGCGCGAACTGCAGGCGCGGATCGTGGAGATCGCCGAGCGGCACGGCATCCGTCTGCTCGGCCCGAACATCTACGGCTACTACTCCACCTGGCAGGACCTGTGCGCCACGTTCTGCACGCCGTACGACGTCAAGGGCGGGGTGGCGCTGACCTCGCAGTCCGGTGGCATCGGCATGGCGATCCTGGGCTTCGCCCGCACCACGAAGACGGGTGTGTCGGCGATCGTCGGCCTCGGCAACAAGTCGGACCTGGACGAGGACGACCTGCTGACCTGGTTCGGTGAGGACCCGCACACCGAGTGCATCGCCATGCATCTCGAAGACCTCAAGGACGGCCGGGCGTTCGTGGAGGCGGCCCGGGCGACCGTGCCGAAGAAGCCGGTCGTGGTGCTGAAGGCGGGCCGTACGGCGGCGGGCGCGAAGGCAGCCAGCTCGCACACCGGGGCGATCGCGGGCGACGACGCGGTGTACGACGACATCCTGAGGCAGGCGGGGGTCATCCGGGCGCCGGGGCTGAACGACATGCTGGAGTACGCCCGTGCCCTGCCCGTCCTGCCCACCCCCCGGGGCGACAACATCGTGATCATCACCGGCGCGGGCGGCAGCGGCGTGCTGCTGTCGGACGCGGTGACCGACAACGGGCTGTCCCTGATGGAGATCCCGCCCGACCTGGACGAGGCGTTCCGCCGGTTCATCCCGCCGTTCGGGGCGGCCGGCAACCCGGTCGACATCACCGGGGGCGAGCCGCCGTCGACGTACGAGGCGACGATCCGGCTCGGTCTGGAGGATCCGCGGATCCACGCGCTGGTGCTCGGCTACTGGCACACGATCGTCACCCCGCCGATGGTGTTCGCGGAGCTGGCGGCGCGGGTCGTCGCGGAGTTCCGCGAGCGGGGCATCGAGAAGCCGGTCGTGGCGTCCCTCGCGGGGGACGTCGAGGTCGAGGAGGCCTGCCGGTACCTCTTCGAGCGGGGGGTCGTGGCGTACCCGTACACGACGGAGAAGCCGGTGGCCGCGCTCGGTGCGAAGTATCGGTGGGCGCGGGCTGCGGGGCTCCTGTGA
- a CDS encoding MFS transporter: MAGAGRLLKDPPRNWWPPRPDPRAVPADPVARRAREKNPPAVRHHTLHEAARNPVLWLMWLCLLGAAGVAVLGICLLTVYGGQLGLGGPTVWSVTVAGGAGAAAAGALSDRSGRRTALISACLLLAVAQFGVLGAARAGSGVLLLGCATVTGAAGAAVLALVTALATDHFGENHSASVHGLLTGAWLLPVAVGSSTRAVAYTARDPHSAFLLAGCTGLACAVVALFLKAPGRLSVRRVVPNPHPLGEEMA, encoded by the coding sequence GTGGCCGGGGCTGGCCGGCTCCTCAAGGATCCGCCGCGGAACTGGTGGCCACCGCGTCCCGATCCACGGGCCGTGCCGGCGGATCCGGTCGCCCGGCGCGCACGGGAGAAGAACCCGCCCGCCGTACGCCACCACACCCTGCACGAAGCCGCCCGCAACCCGGTGTTGTGGCTGATGTGGCTGTGCCTGCTCGGCGCGGCCGGCGTCGCCGTGCTCGGCATCTGCCTGCTCACGGTATACGGCGGACAACTCGGGCTCGGCGGCCCGACGGTGTGGTCCGTGACCGTCGCGGGCGGCGCCGGGGCGGCCGCGGCCGGCGCGCTGTCGGACCGCTCGGGGCGGCGCACGGCCCTCATCTCGGCCTGTCTGCTGCTGGCCGTCGCCCAGTTCGGGGTGCTCGGCGCGGCCCGGGCGGGCAGCGGGGTGCTCCTCCTCGGCTGTGCCACGGTCACCGGCGCCGCCGGCGCGGCGGTCCTGGCGCTGGTCACCGCACTGGCCACGGACCACTTCGGTGAGAACCACAGCGCGAGCGTCCATGGACTGCTCACCGGCGCCTGGCTGCTGCCGGTCGCCGTCGGCAGCAGCACCCGCGCCGTCGCGTACACCGCGCGGGACCCCCACTCCGCGTTCCTTCTGGCGGGCTGTACCGGGCTCGCCTGCGCCGTGGTGGCGCTGTTCCTCAAAGCGCCGGGAAGGCTCAGCGTCCGGCGCGTCGTCCCCAATCCCCACCCGCTCGGCGAGGAGATGGCCTGA
- a CDS encoding OFA family MFS transporter — MTADPTTRNTPADPGSADRSYREVTDSRGRVYRIGETDRDILGHSRRFMVYLPWVAMMAISVSEYAYGSAEDTLSAAHGWTQSNTFWILSVWVFFQAGIAFPAGWLREKGIITARRAMFLGATMCLLGFLALSHLDNVLPAVLGFGVVGGVGSGLIYATCINMVGKWFPERRGAKTGFVNGGFAYGSLPFIFIFNYTFDTGNYDEVLDLIGVYVLIVVAVCAFFFKDPPKNWWPADVDPLTHSADGKRAASLAKNPPAVRQYTPKEAIRTGMLPLMWISVVMTAGVSIFGISFQVDYAKQIGFGPLVAASSMGVMAVINGVGRAVVGWLSDLWGRKTSLVFVIVVLGLAQFGVIWAGDIKSEWLFLFFAFLSGFGGGAFYPMFAALTPDYFGENYNATNYGLVYSGKLVSGLFGGGLGSMVVDAWGYNGAYALAGGVSMVAAAIALLLRQPGRDGRTAAVMAVRRS, encoded by the coding sequence ATGACGGCTGATCCGACAACAAGGAACACGCCGGCCGACCCCGGTTCGGCGGACCGTTCGTACCGCGAAGTCACCGACTCCCGGGGGCGGGTCTACCGCATCGGCGAGACGGACCGCGACATCCTCGGCCACTCCCGCAGGTTCATGGTGTATCTGCCGTGGGTCGCGATGATGGCCATCAGCGTCTCGGAGTACGCCTACGGCTCCGCCGAGGACACCCTGTCCGCCGCACACGGCTGGACCCAGAGCAACACCTTCTGGATCCTCAGCGTCTGGGTGTTCTTCCAGGCCGGTATCGCCTTCCCGGCAGGCTGGCTGCGCGAGAAGGGCATCATCACGGCGCGCCGCGCGATGTTCCTCGGCGCCACGATGTGTCTGCTCGGCTTCCTGGCCCTGTCCCACCTCGACAACGTGCTGCCGGCCGTCCTCGGCTTCGGTGTCGTGGGCGGTGTGGGCTCCGGGCTGATCTACGCGACCTGCATCAACATGGTCGGCAAGTGGTTCCCGGAACGGCGCGGCGCGAAGACCGGGTTCGTCAACGGCGGCTTCGCCTACGGCTCGCTGCCCTTCATCTTCATCTTCAACTACACCTTCGACACCGGCAATTACGACGAGGTGCTGGATCTGATCGGCGTGTACGTGCTGATCGTCGTCGCGGTGTGCGCGTTCTTCTTCAAGGACCCGCCGAAGAACTGGTGGCCGGCCGACGTCGACCCGCTGACACACTCCGCCGACGGCAAGAGGGCGGCGAGCCTGGCGAAGAACCCGCCGGCGGTACGGCAGTACACCCCGAAGGAGGCCATCAGGACAGGCATGCTGCCGCTGATGTGGATCAGCGTCGTCATGACCGCCGGTGTGTCGATCTTCGGGATCTCCTTCCAGGTCGACTACGCCAAACAGATCGGCTTCGGCCCGCTGGTCGCGGCGTCCTCGATGGGTGTCATGGCGGTCATCAACGGCGTCGGGCGGGCGGTCGTCGGCTGGTTGTCGGACCTGTGGGGCCGCAAGACGTCCCTGGTGTTCGTCATCGTGGTCCTGGGGCTCGCCCAGTTCGGCGTCATCTGGGCCGGTGACATCAAGAGCGAGTGGCTGTTCCTGTTCTTCGCCTTCCTCTCCGGCTTCGGCGGCGGCGCGTTCTACCCGATGTTCGCCGCGCTGACCCCGGACTATTTCGGCGAGAACTACAACGCCACCAACTACGGCCTCGTCTACAGCGGCAAGCTGGTCAGCGGCCTGTTCGGCGGCGGCCTCGGCTCCATGGTGGTCGACGCCTGGGGCTACAACGGCGCCTACGCGCTGGCCGGCGGTGTGTCGATGGTGGCGGCGGCGATCGCGCTGCTGCTGCGCCAGCCAGGCCGTGACGGCCGTACGGCTGCCGTGATGGCCGTACGTCGGTCGTGA
- a CDS encoding GntR family transcriptional regulator translates to MLSAGLPHGAVPKLERPGPLRERVYEALLELITTRALQPGQHLVESELAGHLGVSRQPVREALQRLNTEGWVDLRPAQGAFVHEPTEEEADQLLTVRTLLEAEAARLAALHADASGVHALEEVCAEGEKAVAADQVDRAVALNAAFHAKIMELAGNAVLAELAAQVDRRVRWYYTPVARQRGRQSWIEHRELILAIAHNDQERAAHLMRAHTEHTRRSYHERHGS, encoded by the coding sequence ATGTTGTCGGCCGGACTGCCGCACGGGGCGGTGCCCAAGCTCGAACGGCCCGGACCGCTGCGCGAGCGTGTCTACGAGGCACTGCTCGAGCTCATCACCACCCGCGCCCTGCAGCCCGGCCAGCACCTGGTCGAGAGCGAGCTGGCCGGGCACCTCGGTGTCTCCCGGCAGCCGGTGCGCGAGGCGCTGCAGCGGCTCAACACGGAGGGCTGGGTCGATCTGCGGCCCGCGCAGGGCGCGTTCGTGCACGAGCCGACCGAGGAGGAGGCCGACCAGCTGCTGACCGTGCGCACCCTGCTGGAGGCGGAGGCGGCCCGGCTGGCCGCACTCCACGCCGACGCATCCGGAGTCCACGCGCTGGAAGAGGTGTGCGCCGAGGGCGAGAAAGCCGTCGCCGCCGACCAGGTGGACCGCGCCGTCGCCCTCAACGCGGCGTTCCACGCCAAGATAATGGAACTGGCGGGCAACGCGGTCCTCGCCGAACTCGCCGCCCAGGTGGACCGCCGGGTCCGCTGGTACTACACCCCGGTGGCGCGGCAGCGCGGGCGCCAGTCCTGGATCGAACACCGGGAACTGATCCTCGCGATCGCCCACAACGACCAAGAACGAGCCGCCCACCTGATGCGCGCCCACACCGAACACACCCGCCGCTCCTACCACGAGCGCCACGGATCCTGA
- a CDS encoding beta-ketoacyl-ACP synthase III, with the protein MNGSRIAAIGHYQPARVLTNEDLADMVDTSDEWISSRVGIRTRHIAGPDEPVDELAAHAAAKALAGAGLTPADIDLVLVATSTAVDRSPNMAARVAARLGIPQPAAMDVNVVCAGFTHALATADHTVRAGAATRALVIGADKMSDVTDWSDRTTCVLVGDGAGAAVVEACPPGEEPGIGPVLWGSVPEMGHAVRIEGTPPRFAQEGQAVYRWATTQLPAIARSTCERAGVAPEDLAGVVLHQANLRIIEPLAEKLGAVNAVVARDVTESGNTSAASVPMAFSKLLEQGALSAGDPVLLFGFGGNLSYAGQVVRCP; encoded by the coding sequence ATGAACGGCTCGCGCATCGCCGCCATCGGTCACTATCAGCCCGCCAGGGTGCTCACCAACGAGGACCTGGCCGACATGGTCGACACGAGCGACGAGTGGATCAGCAGCCGGGTCGGCATCCGGACCCGGCACATCGCCGGCCCCGACGAACCGGTCGACGAGCTGGCCGCGCACGCCGCCGCCAAGGCCCTCGCCGGCGCCGGTCTGACCCCCGCCGACATCGACCTGGTCCTGGTCGCCACCTCCACGGCGGTCGACCGGTCCCCGAACATGGCCGCCCGGGTCGCCGCCCGGCTCGGCATCCCCCAGCCGGCCGCGATGGACGTCAATGTGGTGTGCGCCGGGTTCACGCACGCGCTGGCCACCGCCGACCACACCGTGCGGGCCGGCGCGGCCACCCGGGCGCTGGTCATCGGCGCCGACAAGATGTCCGACGTCACCGACTGGAGCGACCGCACCACCTGTGTCCTGGTCGGCGACGGGGCCGGGGCCGCCGTCGTCGAGGCGTGCCCGCCGGGGGAGGAGCCGGGGATCGGGCCGGTGCTGTGGGGGTCGGTGCCGGAGATGGGGCACGCCGTGCGGATCGAGGGCACCCCGCCGCGGTTCGCGCAGGAGGGCCAGGCCGTCTACCGCTGGGCCACCACCCAGCTCCCGGCCATCGCCCGCAGCACCTGCGAGCGGGCCGGCGTGGCCCCCGAGGATCTCGCCGGGGTCGTCCTGCACCAGGCCAACCTGCGCATCATCGAACCGCTGGCCGAGAAGCTCGGCGCCGTCAACGCGGTGGTCGCCCGCGATGTCACCGAATCCGGCAACACATCGGCGGCCAGCGTCCCGATGGCCTTCTCCAAGCTGCTCGAACAGGGAGCGCTCAGCGCGGGCGATCCGGTGCTGCTGTTCGGCTTCGGCGGCAATCTGTCGTACGCGGGGCAGGTCGTACGCTGCCCGTGA
- the fdhD gene encoding formate dehydrogenase accessory sulfurtransferase FdhD, producing the protein MGRVTERRKVLRIRDGALSTRPDTLVAEEPLEIRLNGKPLAITMRTPGDDFALAAGFLVSEGVLATASDLQNIVYCAGATADGVNTYNVVDVKTAPGVTLPDFTLERNVYTSSSCGLCGKASLDAVRTTARFPIADTPPVRVTPELLASLPDRLRAAQRVFDRTGGLHAAALFTEDGELLDIREDVGRHNAVDKLVGRALQNGELPLSRTILLVSGRASFELAQKAVMAGIPVLAAVSAPSSLAVDLAAETGLTLVGFLRGSSMNVYAGEDRIALREAAAQG; encoded by the coding sequence ATGGGACGAGTCACGGAACGACGCAAGGTCCTCCGCATCCGCGACGGGGCGCTCTCCACCCGGCCGGACACACTCGTCGCCGAGGAACCCCTGGAGATCCGGCTGAACGGCAAACCGCTCGCGATCACCATGCGCACCCCGGGCGACGACTTCGCGCTGGCGGCCGGGTTCCTGGTGAGCGAGGGCGTCCTGGCCACGGCATCCGATCTGCAGAACATCGTCTACTGCGCGGGCGCGACCGCAGACGGGGTCAACACCTACAACGTGGTCGACGTGAAGACCGCGCCCGGCGTCACGCTGCCGGACTTCACCCTGGAGCGGAACGTCTATACGTCCTCCTCGTGCGGTCTGTGCGGCAAGGCCAGCCTGGACGCCGTACGGACGACCGCGCGCTTCCCGATCGCCGACACTCCCCCGGTCCGGGTCACCCCGGAGCTGCTGGCGAGCCTGCCCGACCGGCTGCGGGCGGCCCAGCGGGTGTTCGACCGGACCGGGGGCCTGCACGCGGCGGCCCTGTTCACCGAGGACGGCGAGCTGCTGGACATACGGGAGGACGTCGGCCGGCACAACGCGGTCGACAAACTGGTCGGGCGGGCGCTGCAGAACGGCGAGCTGCCGCTGTCGCGGACGATCCTCCTGGTCTCCGGGCGGGCCTCGTTCGAGCTGGCGCAGAAGGCGGTGATGGCGGGCATCCCGGTGCTGGCGGCCGTGTCGGCGCCGTCGTCGCTGGCGGTGGATCTGGCCGCGGAGACGGGTCTGACCCTGGTGGGCTTCCTGCGGGGCAGCTCGATGAACGTGTACGCGGGTGAGGACCGCATCGCCCTGCGAGAGGCGGCCGCCCAGGGCTGA
- a CDS encoding isochorismatase family protein produces the protein MTAAPVLDPQRTALILVDLMERIVALPLEPHKGTEVLATAEELTGAFRAAGAPVVLVRVERPSAAEQPPGSGLVPGLAADGDLEVVKRTIGAFQGTGLDERLRERGVTTLVFGGIATNLGVESTARAAADLGYHLVFAEDAMAAFTAAEHEASVRLDFPRLGTVVTAGEVRFAAA, from the coding sequence ATGACCGCAGCTCCCGTGCTCGATCCGCAGCGCACCGCCCTGATCCTCGTCGATCTGATGGAACGCATCGTCGCGCTACCGCTGGAACCCCACAAAGGAACTGAAGTACTGGCCACCGCCGAGGAGTTGACGGGCGCCTTCCGCGCCGCCGGAGCGCCCGTCGTGCTCGTCCGGGTGGAACGCCCCTCGGCCGCCGAACAGCCGCCCGGCAGCGGACTCGTACCCGGCCTCGCCGCCGACGGCGACCTGGAGGTGGTCAAACGCACCATCGGCGCCTTCCAGGGCACCGGCCTGGACGAGCGGCTGCGCGAACGCGGCGTCACCACCCTGGTGTTCGGCGGCATCGCCACCAACCTCGGCGTCGAGTCCACCGCTCGCGCCGCCGCCGACCTCGGCTACCACCTCGTCTTCGCCGAGGACGCCATGGCCGCCTTCACCGCCGCCGAGCACGAGGCGTCCGTCCGGCTCGACTTCCCCCGCCTGGGCACGGTCGTGACCGCCGGCGAGGTACGCTTCGCCGCCGCCTGA
- a CDS encoding MarR family winged helix-turn-helix transcriptional regulator: protein MAEVPLTAIRSLPSWLLGRAAARGRGLVSDALAAEGQKMWHHVVLSAVRDLQPVAQADLGRSVGLDPKDLVGVLNDLQSAGHVLRTPDPRDRRKNAVTLTGEGARLLARCEQAAREANDELLAPLSAAERDQFMGLLIRISGTDG from the coding sequence ATGGCCGAAGTACCGCTCACCGCGATCCGATCCCTGCCCAGCTGGCTCCTCGGCCGCGCCGCCGCCCGGGGCCGCGGCCTCGTCTCCGACGCCCTCGCGGCCGAGGGGCAGAAGATGTGGCACCATGTCGTCCTCTCCGCCGTCCGCGACCTCCAGCCCGTAGCCCAGGCCGACCTCGGCCGCAGCGTCGGCCTCGACCCCAAGGACCTGGTCGGCGTGCTCAACGACCTGCAGTCCGCCGGCCACGTCCTGCGCACCCCCGACCCCCGGGACCGGCGCAAGAACGCCGTGACCCTCACCGGCGAAGGCGCCCGCCTCCTCGCGCGCTGCGAGCAGGCGGCCCGCGAGGCCAACGACGAGCTGCTCGCCCCGCTGTCGGCCGCCGAACGCGATCAGTTCATGGGCCTGTTGATCCGGATTTCCGGCACGGACGGCTGA
- a CDS encoding quinone oxidoreductase family protein — protein sequence MRRVRYESTGGPLFVEEAPVPEPGPGELLVRCAAIGVTLPVVRKVTEAAEPIMLGGEIAGEVVAAGEGVTRFRPGDRVTGMCFGHGYADFALLHEAMTSPIPDGADAVDAIALVRSGLVAYGALEAARPAPGEAVLVTAAASGIGHLALQLARARGAGRVVGAVSDPGKADFVRSLGADDCVQYADGSWGDPFDCVLDAVGGDLLTPALAALAPHGRLVAYSSGGGTIQAYDLLVGAKSVIGFQMALIARDRPDLYEQWRQELWRLFAEGTLKPAVHAEFALQDAAKAHEVIEARANLGKVVLRP from the coding sequence ATGCGTCGCGTCCGATATGAGTCCACGGGCGGCCCGCTGTTCGTCGAAGAGGCCCCGGTCCCCGAGCCCGGCCCCGGCGAGCTGCTGGTGCGCTGCGCGGCGATCGGCGTCACGCTGCCCGTGGTCCGCAAGGTCACCGAGGCTGCCGAGCCGATCATGCTCGGCGGGGAGATCGCCGGCGAGGTGGTGGCGGCCGGCGAGGGCGTGACCCGCTTCCGGCCGGGCGACCGGGTGACGGGGATGTGCTTCGGGCACGGGTACGCCGACTTCGCCCTGCTGCACGAGGCCATGACCTCCCCCATACCGGACGGCGCCGACGCCGTGGACGCGATCGCGCTGGTGCGCAGCGGCCTGGTGGCGTACGGGGCGCTGGAGGCGGCGCGGCCGGCACCGGGCGAGGCGGTCCTCGTCACGGCGGCGGCCAGCGGGATCGGTCACCTCGCGCTGCAGCTGGCACGGGCGCGGGGTGCGGGGCGGGTGGTGGGAGCCGTGTCCGACCCGGGCAAGGCGGACTTCGTCCGCTCGCTCGGCGCGGACGACTGTGTTCAGTATGCCGACGGCAGTTGGGGGGATCCCTTCGACTGTGTCCTGGATGCCGTCGGCGGTGACCTGCTCACCCCCGCCCTCGCCGCCCTCGCCCCGCACGGCCGCCTCGTCGCCTACAGCTCGGGCGGCGGCACCATCCAGGCGTACGACCTGCTGGTGGGCGCCAAATCGGTGATCGGCTTCCAGATGGCCCTGATCGCCCGCGACCGGCCGGACCTGTACGAGCAGTGGCGCCAGGAGCTGTGGCGGCTCTTCGCCGAGGGCACCCTGAAGCCCGCCGTCCATGCCGAGTTCGCACTTCAGGACGCGGCGAAGGCGCACGAGGTGATCGAGGCACGGGCCAACCTCGGCAAGGTGGTGCTGCGCCCGTAG